CGATTGGGACAACTTGAGGGGTTATTAATTTATACCCGTCGCGATGGCTACGAAGCCCAGATTAACAGCGATCGCGCCCCCAACCCCCAAACCAGCGAAACCAACAGTTGGCTTGCCAAACTGGTCTATAACGCCAACGAATTTCATACCTTCAAACTCACCGGAGAATTCCTCTACCGAGAATTGGAAACCGATGTTTTGAGTTCCCAAGGCGTACTCTTCTTTGGGCGTAATTTTGGGCGGCGTACCGATAGTTTACTCTCTAGGGATAAAGTAACGCGCGATCGCTACACCCTCAGCTACGAATTCAATAACCCCGACAGCACCAACTTCTTCCAGATCCTGCGAACGCAAATTTATTACCAAGATGCCCAAAGCACCGAACAATCCACCGAAATTCGCCGCAGTACGCCGCCCTTTGCTACCGGAAGAGCCAATCGCCTGAGATTTCGCGATTCTCGGTTCCAAAACAGCACTTTTGGCGGCGACTTGCAACTGGAAAGCAACTTTAACACCGGAGACTTAACTCACCGACTCATTTATGGGTTTGAAATCTCCAACACCCGAACCTCTCGCCTGCGTAATGGCTTCCAAGAAACCATCGGCTTTCCCGGCAGGATTGGCAGCAGAACCAATCGCGTGGGTCCCGATGCTTTTCCCGTTAAGGATATTGCCGACACTGACAACTTCCGCTTTGGGATTTACCTGCAAGATGAAATCAAATGGGGCAATCTCACCCTCATTCCTGGAATTCGCTACGATGCCTATCGTCTCTCCCCAGACCCCGATCCTATTTTTGAATCGAGTGCCGGTGCTTTCCAGCCTTCAGAATTCTCAGATTCAGCGATTTCGCCGCGTATCGGCTTAGTTTACGACGTTAACGAGGAACTTACCGTCTACGCTCAGTATGCCAGAGGGTTTCGCGCCCCCACTGCCGAAGATATTAACCCCGCCTTCACCAACCCCGGACTCTATCGGGTAATTCCCAATCCCGACTTACAAGCGGAAAGCAGCAATAGTTTTGAAGTGGGAGTTCGCGGCGATTATTCTGGAGTTGACTTCAGCGTGAGTGGCTATTACAACACTTATAACAACTTTATCGACACCTTCGGTCGCACTATTCCTACTCCCGGACTGGCGGTGGGAAGTTTCCAAACGGTCAATCGCGGGAATGTTCGCATTTATGGGGTTGAAGGGAAAGCAGAAGTGGATTTGGGGTCTGGTTTTAGCATACTCGCTAGTACCAGCTATACCGTGGGCGACGATTTGGACAGCGATATTCCCCTCAGTTCTATTGACCCCTTCACTCTGGTTACAGGTCTGCGCTACCGCGACCCGGAAGAGATTTGGGGCATTGATTTGATTGGAACCTATGCGGGTCGTCCAAGATTGCCCGTAACGACGGATTTACCCAATCCCTTCGTTCCCGATAGTTATTTCACCCTCGATTTAATTGGCTATTACAAGGTGAGTTCTAATGTTTCGTTGAATGTGGGCGTTTTCAATCTTTTGAACCAGAAGTATTGGCGGCGTGGCGACGTGCGAGGTTTGGCGGAGGATAATCGGGATTTGGATTTGTTCGTGCAGCCTGGAATTTCGGTTTCAGCGGGAATCAAGTTTAGTTTTTAAGGGTAGGGGTCTGTCCATTGAAAATTGACGGGGAAAGGGGGAAGAACAATTACCAATTCGCACCTGATGTGAATTACCCAGAAACCACTAAAGCCCTCACCCCCAGCCCCTCTCCCAACCCTGGGAGAGGGGGGATAGATACAGTAGAATGCGGGTTTGGTAACTCTAATTCACATTAGGCGTAATTCGCAATTGGGTAAAAGGGAAGGGGGAAGGATAACTGTTTTCACTTACAGAGTAGTAGGGGCGCAATGCTTGCGCCCAGAACAGCTTGTTTAGGGTGGATTAGGCGTAATTTGATGGGTATCGACCTGTTAACTTCTCTATTCGCCGGAACCCACCGAAAGCAAGATTTTTAAGCTGAAATGATGTCAAAGATGTTTAGAAAAATGAGATTAAAGATGATTCATCGATCGCGCGTTAATAGTTTGGTTCTTATTCTCAGCTTACTTTTAGTGGGTTGCCAAGGGACAGTACCGGAGGCGAACAATCCAAATGCAACAATCACTCAGGAAAATTCGGTGAATCCTCAAGAGTCGGCTGAAAGGGTCGTTGCGTTGACTTCTTTGAGTGCGGATATCATTTATCAATTGGATAAAACAAAGTTGGTGGGAATTCCGGGAAGCCGTTTGATGGCGGGAGACGAACGCTTTCAAGACCTCCCCAAAGTCAGCCAAGGGCAAACGCCACCCAATGTGGAGAAAATTGTTGCCCTCAAGCCCGATTTAGTCATTGGTGCGGCAGGGTTTCACGATGCGGTGTTGAAACAGTTGGAGGAGGTGGGAGTCGCCACACAAAGCACAGAGATTGATAGTTGGGATGGACTGATTGCGTTAACTGAGGAAATTGCTCGCGCGATCGCGTCCGATCCCGATCCCCTACTCGAACGTTACCAAACTTTCCTCGCAGATATTCCAGAATCAAAGTATAGCACCCTCACTCTGGTGAGCCGTCAGCCGATGCTCGCACCTAATAAGAATAGTTGGGCGGGGGATTTATTGAGTAAATTTCAAGTGCAAAATGTGGCAGCAGAACTTCAAGGGAATGCGCCCATTGGCGGTTATGTCACCCTTTCCCCCGAAAAAGTATTGCAATCTCAGCCGGAGATTTTGCTGATTGTCGATACGGGAGAGGGATTGCCCGAACAATTAAAATCGGAACCGTTTTGGCAGGAACTTCCCGCCACTCAGCGCGATCGCGTGTATGTTTTTGATTACTACGGATTGGTCAATCCTGGCAGTATTGACAAAATTGAAGAAGCGTGCATTAAACTGCAAGAGATATTCTCGCAAAGTTGAAGGAGTGGAACGCGCGATCGCGCGTTCCACTTTCGCAATAAAGGAATGGTAGACCTGCCAAGACAAAACAAAAACCCAAAATTGAAAAAAGGGTACATTTGCAGTGCCATTCCTGCACCGGGATTACTACCGAAAATCTCCCCGAATATCTGGGAAAGCTGAATGCTTACTGCTATCCACTAATTTTGCAATTCTCCCGCTTGCCAATTCCCTTCAACGCGAGTGCCATCGGCAAAAATATACACGCCTGACCCCTCTTTATCGCCATTGCTAAATTGTCCTTCGTAGCGGTCGCCGTTGGCATAGGTACACATTCCCGTCCCATTGAGTTCGCCACCTTGGAATTGTCCTTCACAGCGATCGCGGTTGGCAAAGATATACGCACCTTGACCGTGGAACTGACCGTCTTTGAACTCCCCTTCGTAGCGATTGCCATTCGCGAACGTAAAGACTCCCGTCCCATTAAATTGACCGTTTTGGAATTCTCCCGTGTAGACCCCTTCACCCTCTAGGGTAAATGTGCCTTCTCCTTGGGGTTTCCCATCAACAAAAGTCCCTTCGTAGCGGTTGCCATTGGCATAGGTTCTCACCCCAGTTCCATTGAACTTCCCGTCTTGGAATTCTCCTTCATAGGTTCCGCCGTCGGCAAAAGTGTAGGTTCCCGTTCCGTTGGGTTGACCGTTGCTCAGTTCGCCAGTGTAGCTATTTCCGTTGCTATAGGTACACTCTCCAGAACCGCTAATCTGACCGTTACTTACAACTCCGCTACATTTATCTCCATCTTGGAATGTAAATGTGCCTTGTCCTTGGGGTTGACCGTCTTGGAATTCTCCTTCGTAGCGACCCCCATCGGCAGAAATATACGCTCCGGTTCCGTTGGGTTGACCGTTTTTGAAAGTGCCTTCGTAGCGATCGCCATCGGCATACTGCCAAACCCCTTGACCTTCAATCTGACCGCCTTTGAATTCTCCTTCGTAACGACCCCCATCGGCAAAGGTATAAATGCCTTGTCCTTCCGGTTGACCGCTGGCAAAAGCACCTTCGTAGCGATCGCCGTTGGCATACTCGCACATCCCTTGACCGTTCAACGTACCGGATGTAATTTCTCCTTCGCAGCGACCGCCATCGGGAAGGGTAATTGTCCCTGCGAGTGCGGGTTGTATATTGCCGAGATAGCCAACAGTTTCAAAGCTCGCAGCAATTAATAGTGCAATACTCAATCGATGAATTAAACGCACGATAAACCTCCTAATTATGAAATGGTTTTAAATTTGCTACACAAGGCTGACGGGGGATGGGGGAAGCTGGGGGAGCTTTCTTGAGACGCGGTGACGCGGAGATACGGGGACGCGGTGAGATATCTGTCGCATTGTTTTCGCGATTTCATAGAAAAATGTTTGTTGTATAAATTGGTCAAGTTTCTTAGTTCGTTGCAGGCGGAATCTCTGTATTGGCTTCTTGTTCTTGGCGATCGCGTTCTTCTTGTTCTTGGCGTTCCCGTTCTGCGCGATCGCGTTCTTCCTGTTCTTGGCGTTCCCGTTCTTGGCGATCGCGTTCCTCCTGTTCTTGGCGTTCCCGTTCTGCGCGATCGCGTTCTTCCTGTTCTTGGCGTTCCCGTTCTGCGCGATCGCGTTCTTCCTGTTCTTGGCGTTCCCGTTCTGCGCGATCGCGTTCCTCCTGTTCTTGGCGTTCCCGTTCTGCGCGATCGCGTTCTTCTTGTTCTTGGCGTTCCCGTTCTGCGCGTTCCTGACGTTCCCGTTCCGCACGTTCCCGACGTTCTCGCTCTTCCCGTTCCCGTTCTATTTGCTCTTGGCGCGCGCGAGCTTGGCGGTCAAAATCCGAACCGTCAACCGTAAAATTAACAGTGACGCGAATGGCAACGCGCTGACCGCCTGATGGTCCGCTAAATTCCATCCGCCTTGCGGCTTCAATTGCTTTTTGCGCGATCGCGCCACTACCACCACCACTCGCACTGACATCCACCACATTCCCATTTCCATCCACAACAACCCGAACGGAAACGCTTCCTTCTTCTCCATCAAGAGAAGAGGGGTATCTCGGATTGCAATTGCGAACGCAGCGCCACCCTTCCCCGGAGTTGTTATTTGAAGGAGGAGGAGTTGCAGGTCGCGAGGGAGTTCCTCGATTAGCTGCTACGCCACCGGGATTTCCTCCCGAACTGGGATTGCGATTACCACCGGGATTGGAAGCTGTGTTGCCAGAGTTGCCGAAATTATCCGAAAAGTCTCTATTTCCACCACTGTTCCCAACAGGTCGATTATTACTGGGTCTTCCTGGCGAAGTTCCCCGATTAGCAGCCACGTTACCAGGGTTTCCAGGAGAGTTGGGATTGCCGCCACCGCCAGGATTCGATGCCGAGTTCCCCGAACCCCCAAAGATGTTGCGTAAGGGATTATTGCTCGAAGCAGCAGGTTGATTGGCACTGGGTCGTCCGGGTGCGCCGCCTCGATTGGCTGCAACATTGCCGGGGTTTCCAGGAGAAGAGGGGTTGCTACTTTCGCTAGGATTCGATGCCGAGTTATTCGAGTCTCCAAAGAGGTTGCGCAGGGGATTATTGCTCGAAGTGGCAGGTTGATTGGCACTGGGTCGCGCGGGTGCGTTCGACGGGTTAGCCGCTACGTTTCCCGGAGAGGTTGGGGTGAAATCGTCACTTTCATTGGAGGCGGCGTTCTTGGAGTCCCCGAAGATGTTACGCAAGGGATTGCTGCTGGGAGCAACGGGTTGATTCGTACTCGGTTGCGTGGGTGCGTTGAATGGATTGCTTGCTACGTTTCCGGGGGAAGTTGGAGTGGAATTGTCGCTTTCATTAGAGGTGGAATTATCCGAGTTCTCAAATATGTTGCGTAGGGGATTGTTGCTGGGAGCCACGGGTTGGTTGGCACTCGGTTGTGCGGGTGCGTTGAATGGATTGCTTGCTACGTTTCCGGGGGAAGTTGGGGTGGAATCGTCGCTTTCATTAGAGGTGGAATTATCCGAGTTCTCAAATATGTTGCGTAGGGGATTGTTGCTGGGAGCCACGGGTTGGTTGGTGCTAGGTCTTTCTGGGGGTTGATTGGTGGCGACTTCTCTTGGAGTTTCTGGAGACGAGTCTGAAAATTCTGCTTCGTTTGAAGAGGGAGAGCGTTCGGGTTGGGAGGTTGCAACTTCGGTTTCGCTGGAAGAGGATTCTGAGGGAGGAGAGGAAATCGCCGGAGGAGTGCTGGGAAGGGTTGGGGTGGGGATTTCGGGAGGAGGTGTAAGGGGTTGTTCTTTGACCTCTGGTTTGGGTAAGTCCGGTTTTTTTGTTTCTTCTGGAGGCTCAACTTCCGGCTCGGTTTCGGGTTCTGGCGCATCGACAACAATAATTTCGATGGGATCTTCTGCTACATCTGGAAACGGCTGCCACCAAGCGTTTAGTCCGACTAACGCTGCCACATGGAATACGGATGAGGAAAGGAGTCCATAAAAAATAAAATTTTTCAATAACTCGGTTTCTTTTTCCCTCTGCTCGACACAGAAAACAGATAAACTCATATCCTATAAATCCTTACGCTTTAGAGCTTTCCGCGCGCAATCGCGGTTTTGTGCAAGACAAAACTGTACGAGCTTTAGTGTTACTCGCAATTGATAATTATTTTATTTAATTGAATATGGTAGTGTACCCAGATGAAAAAAAAAAGTGCCTATTGACTTATAAAAAAGGGAAATTAAGCAAGTCTCTTTCAATGAAATCCATCAAGAACAAGGCTTTCAGGGAAAGCAGCCAATAGGAACACTTTTTTAAATTATCGTTCAACTAATCTATAATTACTAGCAATTAGTTAAGCTTCGGTGTGAAGTCTTTTTTAGGAAGTTTTATTGCTAAAGACTCTCATCTATATAGCTACTGCCTTTTCCACAAATTGTCAAGAGGCGATTGACCTTGAATGAAAATTTTAACAGCGAGGGAATACGAAGAAATCCTGCAACAGGGACTTCATGACGGCGAAATTACTGAGCATTCGGATGGGGTGGAACATTGCCTGGAAGTCCAGAACCAGTGGATAACAGGACGCGATCGCGCGATCCGACTTCGGGACGGACTTCACCTCAAAATCGGCGATTTTTACAACCAAGATCGTTATGCGGGTGCGCTAGAGTTGCAGCACGAAGCCTCTCAGCCGTTAACCCTCTCTTTTCAACTGCGTGGCTACGTGCGAGTTCGGACGCAAGGAATTGGAAATGATTATTATGACGAGAAAGCGGGAGAAAACTACTTATTTTTTGTGCCAGAAACCCAAGAAACTGAGGAATATCCCGCTCAAGAGCGCTTGCAGGCTTTGAAAATTCGCGTTCAACCGCACTTTCTCAGGACTTTAATTTCTTCTCCAACAGATTCGCTACCCGCAGAATTAAACCCCTTACTGGAAGGGAGAAAAGGGAATATTTTCCACCGTCGCGTGGGGAAAATAACGCCAGAAATGCAGCTTGCGGTACGGCAAATTCTCCAGTGTCCTTATCGCGGAATAACCAAACGCCTTTATCTTGAGGGTAAGGTGTTGCAGTTGATTGCGTTGCAGTTTGCTCAAATGACGGAGCGAGATTGCGCATCTCACTGTAACTTAAACAACAGCGATATTGAGTGCATTCACCAAGCTAAAGCTATTTTATTGAGCGATTTGAACAATCCCCCGTCTTTGCTGGAGTTGGCGCGACAGGTGGGAATCAACGATTACAAACTCAAGCGAGGATTCCGCCAAGTCTTTGGAACGACGGTATTTGGGTGTTTGCAAGCTCACCGCCTGGAGCGGGGAAAACAGCTTCTGGCGGAGCGAGAGTTAAATGTGGCGGGGGTTGCCCGCGCGGTAGGTTACGCCAGCCAGAGCCGCTTCTGCGATGCGTTCAAGCGACAGTTTGCGATGACTCCGAGGGATTATCTTGCCAGTTTACACTGATGGGGAAAACTCCGGATCGGGCGAAAGAAACTCCGGATTGGGCAAAAGGCGATCGCGGAAATCGCTTACACTCCAAGCTTAAGTTTAGTTGAGAATATTTATAAATAAAGCCAATACAGAGGTTCGAGCAATCTTGCGAATCGGGTTGGCAAATTTTTTGGCGTGAGGATATCGAAATTTATGGCGAATTGGAACCCCCAACCTATCCCGATCTGGGCGAGCGCGATCGCGTCGGTTTTAGTAACTCAATCAGTTTATGCCCAAACGCTCCCCGTAACGGACGTTCGGGTCAACCCCAGCGAGAGTGGTTTTGAGCTAATCTTGGAAGCCCCCCCAGGAGTCGTTCTCGAAGCAATTACAAGCACCGAAGGCAATCGATGGATTGCAGACATCGAGAATGCAACCTTGGA
This genomic interval from Lusitaniella coriacea LEGE 07157 contains the following:
- a CDS encoding TonB-dependent hemoglobin/transferrin/lactoferrin family receptor; this translates as MKFSFDPYCSRISPILKLIACQPRNIWLYVLLFSPFLISSTARAIPLEETQHIPQLQEIDFPETSAELLTQDLPTFEESPEEEIEEETEEEEEEEQETNPSEIFIDPEADLIFTITGTRTLRPLRQSPATITVIEFDEIETNLVQDLDDLIRYEPGVSTSGDPRRYGFQDFNIRGIDGNRVLIQVDGVRLPESFDFGSTQLGRDYIDPETLKRVEIIRGPASTLYGSDSIGGVVSFFTKDPADFLEEEGDDAAVSVKLAYDGVDHGFAETVTASGRLGQLEGLLIYTRRDGYEAQINSDRAPNPQTSETNSWLAKLVYNANEFHTFKLTGEFLYRELETDVLSSQGVLFFGRNFGRRTDSLLSRDKVTRDRYTLSYEFNNPDSTNFFQILRTQIYYQDAQSTEQSTEIRRSTPPFATGRANRLRFRDSRFQNSTFGGDLQLESNFNTGDLTHRLIYGFEISNTRTSRLRNGFQETIGFPGRIGSRTNRVGPDAFPVKDIADTDNFRFGIYLQDEIKWGNLTLIPGIRYDAYRLSPDPDPIFESSAGAFQPSEFSDSAISPRIGLVYDVNEELTVYAQYARGFRAPTAEDINPAFTNPGLYRVIPNPDLQAESSNSFEVGVRGDYSGVDFSVSGYYNTYNNFIDTFGRTIPTPGLAVGSFQTVNRGNVRIYGVEGKAEVDLGSGFSILASTSYTVGDDLDSDIPLSSIDPFTLVTGLRYRDPEEIWGIDLIGTYAGRPRLPVTTDLPNPFVPDSYFTLDLIGYYKVSSNVSLNVGVFNLLNQKYWRRGDVRGLAEDNRDLDLFVQPGISVSAGIKFSF
- a CDS encoding ABC transporter substrate-binding protein → MIHRSRVNSLVLILSLLLVGCQGTVPEANNPNATITQENSVNPQESAERVVALTSLSADIIYQLDKTKLVGIPGSRLMAGDERFQDLPKVSQGQTPPNVEKIVALKPDLVIGAAGFHDAVLKQLEEVGVATQSTEIDSWDGLIALTEEIARAIASDPDPLLERYQTFLADIPESKYSTLTLVSRQPMLAPNKNSWAGDLLSKFQVQNVAAELQGNAPIGGYVTLSPEKVLQSQPEILLIVDTGEGLPEQLKSEPFWQELPATQRDRVYVFDYYGLVNPGSIDKIEEACIKLQEIFSQS
- a CDS encoding MORN repeat-containing protein; translation: MRLIHRLSIALLIAASFETVGYLGNIQPALAGTITLPDGGRCEGEITSGTLNGQGMCEYANGDRYEGAFASGQPEGQGIYTFADGGRYEGEFKGGQIEGQGVWQYADGDRYEGTFKNGQPNGTGAYISADGGRYEGEFQDGQPQGQGTFTFQDGDKCSGVVSNGQISGSGECTYSNGNSYTGELSNGQPNGTGTYTFADGGTYEGEFQDGKFNGTGVRTYANGNRYEGTFVDGKPQGEGTFTLEGEGVYTGEFQNGQFNGTGVFTFANGNRYEGEFKDGQFHGQGAYIFANRDRCEGQFQGGELNGTGMCTYANGDRYEGQFSNGDKEGSGVYIFADGTRVEGNWQAGELQN
- a CDS encoding TonB family protein, translated to MSLSVFCVEQREKETELLKNFIFYGLLSSSVFHVAALVGLNAWWQPFPDVAEDPIEIIVVDAPEPETEPEVEPPEETKKPDLPKPEVKEQPLTPPPEIPTPTLPSTPPAISSPPSESSSSETEVATSQPERSPSSNEAEFSDSSPETPREVATNQPPERPSTNQPVAPSNNPLRNIFENSDNSTSNESDDSTPTSPGNVASNPFNAPAQPSANQPVAPSNNPLRNIFENSDNSTSNESDNSTPTSPGNVASNPFNAPTQPSTNQPVAPSSNPLRNIFGDSKNAASNESDDFTPTSPGNVAANPSNAPARPSANQPATSSNNPLRNLFGDSNNSASNPSESSNPSSPGNPGNVAANRGGAPGRPSANQPAASSNNPLRNIFGGSGNSASNPGGGGNPNSPGNPGNVAANRGTSPGRPSNNRPVGNSGGNRDFSDNFGNSGNTASNPGGNRNPSSGGNPGGVAANRGTPSRPATPPPSNNNSGEGWRCVRNCNPRYPSSLDGEEGSVSVRVVVDGNGNVVDVSASGGGSGAIAQKAIEAARRMEFSGPSGGQRVAIRVTVNFTVDGSDFDRQARARQEQIEREREERERRERAERERQERAERERQEQEERDRAERERQEQEERDRAERERQEQEERDRAERERQEQEERDRAERERQEQEERDRQERERQEQEERDRAERERQEQEERDRQEQEANTEIPPATN
- a CDS encoding helix-turn-helix transcriptional regulator, producing the protein MKILTAREYEEILQQGLHDGEITEHSDGVEHCLEVQNQWITGRDRAIRLRDGLHLKIGDFYNQDRYAGALELQHEASQPLTLSFQLRGYVRVRTQGIGNDYYDEKAGENYLFFVPETQETEEYPAQERLQALKIRVQPHFLRTLISSPTDSLPAELNPLLEGRKGNIFHRRVGKITPEMQLAVRQILQCPYRGITKRLYLEGKVLQLIALQFAQMTERDCASHCNLNNSDIECIHQAKAILLSDLNNPPSLLELARQVGINDYKLKRGFRQVFGTTVFGCLQAHRLERGKQLLAERELNVAGVARAVGYASQSRFCDAFKRQFAMTPRDYLASLH